A stretch of the Capsicum annuum cultivar UCD-10X-F1 chromosome 8, UCD10Xv1.1, whole genome shotgun sequence genome encodes the following:
- the LOC124886357 gene encoding G-type lectin S-receptor-like serine/threonine-protein kinase At1g11330, with protein MSTSTNFTGLCLSICNINSTHYLRDPATLWCPDNIFKLGFFSPGSRNSSNRYVGIWYNFSETTVVWVANRDKPLKDSSGVFKISDDGNLVVMNGMNEILWTSNVSSSSRVVMNSTAQLRSGNLVLLDNAKNGNVIWQSYQHPSDTFLPKMKIPINSAKTGEKTCLRSWKSSLDPSFGDFSTSITAILPQLLIWKGEYVLWRSGQWNGQIFIGIKRRRSVHTGEYNVVDEEEGTVYLTRLVERKEATRFVLETTGNLVQSYWDEIERKWKFPWSAIENDCDVYGTCGPFGRCNSLDSPICSCLRGFEPKNRDKWRKGNWSSGCVMRKSLQCD; from the exons ATGagcacctcgactaatttcacaG GACTTTGCTTATCAATATGTAACATTAATAGTACTCATTATCTAAGAGATCCAGCAACTTTATGGTGTCCTGATAACATCTTCAAGTTGGGATTTTTCAGTCCTGGAAGTAGAAATAGCTCGAATCGCTACGTTGGTATTTGGTACAACTTCTCAGAAACAACTGTTGTTTGGGTAGCAAATAGAGATAAACCATTGAAAGATTCATCTGGTGTATTCAAGATATCTGATGATGGAAATCTTGTTGTGATGAATGGAATGAATGAAATTCTTTGGACGTCAAACGTGTCATCTAGTTCGCGTGTTGTTATGAATTCGACAGCTCAGTTACGCAGTGGGAACCTTGTTTTACTTGATAACGCGAAAAATGGGAACGTAATATGGCAAAGTTATCAACATCCTAGTGATACATTTTTGCCTAAGATGAAAATTCCTATTAACTCTGCTAAAACAGGAGAGAAAACATGTCTAAGATCTTGGAAAAGTTCATTGGATCCAAGTTTTGGTGATTTTTCGACTAGTATTACCGCGATTCTTCCTCAGCTTTTAATTTGGAAAGGGGAGTATGTTCTCTGGCGTAGTGGTCAATGGAATGGTCAGATTTTTATTGGAATAAAGCGTAGGCGTAGCGTGCATACTGGTGAATACAATGTTGTTGATGAAGAAGAGGGAACTGTGTATCTTACGCGCCTTGTTGAACGAAAGGAAGCTACTAGGTTCGTCTTGGAAACGACTGGGAACTTGGTACAGTCATACTGGGATGAGATTGAGAGGAAATGGAAGTTCCCATGGTCAGCGATTGAAAATGATTGCGATGTTTATGGAACTTGTGGTCCATTTGGGAGGTGCAATTCATTGGATTCGCCAATTTGTTCGTGTTTAAGAGGGTTTGAGCCAAAGAATAGAGACAAATGGAGAAAGGGGAATTGGAGTAGTGGTTGTGTGATGAGGAAAAGCTTGCAATGTGATTGA
- the LOC107879597 gene encoding putative clathrin assembly protein At1g25240 — MRLWRKASGFINDHKNLWLASLSRRTSIRNPEMESAIIKATSHDESGIDLKNVDRVYKWLRLSPSHLKSLVRSISLRMEKTKSWVVAIKGLMLMHGVYSSKIPAIQRIGRLPFDLSNFKDGHLGNKVWGINAFIRAYFTYLDQKSSLLFMNLQERRNLQNLKHVDNNNDDNDNDNDINVAVVEGGRYSMIQDLVVIQKLQFLLDMLLEIKPLCDNAVVPLVLEAMDCVMIEVFDVYSRICNGIARILLRIYSAGKVEASMALRIVQKATVQGEELSIYFELCQSIGVRNAQDFPSIEQIPHDDIKDLEEIINRVSEKDSTMTCHQSVHHQSKDIVLVQNLEQENKLRTIITNDWERFDEDLMEHKGQTGTLKFPLCAGPNGVNPFETCTNNVPRKTQELPDLISFL; from the coding sequence ATGAGGCTATGGAGAAAAGCATCTGGCTTTATTAATGATCATAAAAATTTATGGCTGGCCAGCTTATCAAGAAGAACATCAATTAGAAATCCAGAAATGGAATCTGCAATAATTAAAGCAACAAGCCACGATGAAAGCGGGATCGATTTAAAAAATGTAGATCGCGTATATAAGTGGTTACGATTATCTCCTAGCCATTTAAAATCTCTTGTAAGGTCAATTTCGTTACGTatggaaaaaacaaaaagttGGGTTGTTGCAATAAAAGGTTTAATGTTAATGCATGGGGTCTATAGCTCTAAAATTCCTGCTATACAGAGGATCGGAAGATTACCTTTTGATTTATCGAATTTCAAAGATGGACATTTGGGTAATAAAGTTTGGGGTATAAACGCTTTTATTCGCGCTTATTTTACCTATCTTGACCAAAAATCATCTCTTCTTTTTATGAATTTGCAAGAAAGGAGGAACCTACAAAATTTGAAACATGTCGATAATAACAacgatgataatgataatgataacgATATCAACGTTGCTGTTGTTGAAGGAGGACGATATTCGATGATTCAAGATCTTGTTGTCAtacaaaaattacaatttttaCTTGATATGTTACTTGAAATTAAGCCATTATGTGATAATGCTGTTGTTCCTCTTGTTCTTGAAGCTATGGATTGTGTTATGATTGAAGTTTTTGATGTATATAGCAGAATTTGCAATGGAATTGCTCGAATTCTATTGCGAATTTATTCGGCTGGAAAAGTCGAGGCCAGTATGGCACTTAGGATCGTGCAAAAAGCCACGGTCCAAGGTGAAGAATTGTCTATATATTTCGAGTTATGTCAAAGTATAGGGGTGAGAAATGCCCAAGACTTTCCAAGTATTGAGCAGATCCCACATGACGATATCAAAGACCTCGAAGAAATCATCAATAGGGTTTCTGAAAAGGACTCGACAATGACTTGTCATCAATCGGTGCACCACCAGAGTAAAGACATCGTTTTGGTACAGAATCTTGAACAAGAGAACAAGTTGAGGACGATAATTACTAATGATTGGGAAAGATTCGATGAAGATTTGATGGAACATAAAGGGCAGACAGGTACGCTGAAGTTTCCGCTATGCGCGGGGCCCAATGGAGTCAATCCTTTTGAAACATGTACAAACAATGTACCTAGGAAAACTCAAGAGTTACCAGACCTAATTAGCTTTCTATAG